Sequence from the Salinicoccus sp. RF5 genome:
TTCCCCGACCATAGATATGGACGGATTGATAATTCCATGTCGATACCTCTTCTTTTTCATACCAGGAAGCGGAAACATAGGCATGGGGTCCCTGGAATATGAGCAGTATATCGGCGTTATCGTCAATGGTCTTCCATTGGGGATTGCCCATTGCGAGGTGTCCGGTAATGACATGTCCATCGCCCTCCCGCCTCATTTCCATGGGAATGTGAGTGGCCATTGGCCGGCCGTCATCATTCGATATGATTGTGCCGAATGGATGGTTTCTGACAAAGTCTTCGATTTCGGCCAGATCAGTGACTTCATAGTACTTTGGTATATACATCAGAGCACCCCTTTTTCGAATTTATGATATGAGCGGCTTCATCATAATGATGTCAGTCTGCTCTTCGTCCCCCATGTAGAAGGAATGGCTGCCGTGCTCGGAGAAACCCAGATTTTTGTAGAAGGCTATCGCCTTATCATTCTTTTCCCATACACCCAGCCATATTTTCGAGGCCTGCATTTCATCGGCGATATCCATGGCCTTATCGAATAGAACACGGCCGAGACCTTGGCTTTGGAAAGCCTTCAGTATGTAGATCCGCTCGATTTCCAAAGCTTCATTGCCCATCTCTTCAGTCTGGGCGTCTGCGATGTTTACTTTCAAGTAGCCAGCGGACTCATCTCCTGCATATACGAAGAAGAACTGGGAGTTTTCATCGGACAGTTCCTTTTTAATTTTCTCTTCAGTGAAAGCCTGGGATAGATAGGCTTCCATGTTCTCAGATTTGTTCTGTGCCCTGAAGGTTTCGTCAAATGTGATGTGGCTGATCTCCTGCAGCTGTTTCCATTCATTTTCCGTGCATCTTGTAATCATCATTTCCATCCGTTTCACTCCAATGATAGAATATTCTCATTAGTATTTTACCATGCCGGGAGCATAGGACATAACAAGTTGAAAGGAGTACTTGATGAGGATGAAGCATATACTGGTTGGAATGGTCGTGATGGTACTGGCTGGATGTGGAGGTGCAGTCAATACGATGAAGACAGCTGAAGTCTCTGAAAATGAAAATCAGCTGATATCGGCACTGTCCGAGGAGACATTCGTTTACGGAATTGAGCATGAAAATCTGGAGAAACCCTATTTGAATATTTGGATTGAAGAGTATGTGTATGGAGAAAAGCAGGAAGAGCATCTGATGATGCATAGTACGGAAAGGACGGAGGGAACTGGAAGTGGTCCAGAGGATGGGAGGCTTTATTTATCCATTCAGGGGCAAGCTGGAGACAATAATAGAAAATCAATCACCATCATACATATGGATAACGGTGGTTATACTACAAGTGAATTTGACGCTGAATTTGGTAAGGAGGTTGATATGGAGCGCATGAGCAGGACATACAGCACTGAACTTGGCGAGTCCGTTGATTTCAGTGATGAAGCGGAAGTGGTCATCGGTGTTATGCAGTATACTGACAACGCGTCTACAGTACGGGGTGTTGTACCTGAGGCGCTGAATGGTGGGAATGTCCGTGCAGAAGCCCTTTTTGAAGAAAACCCCGTCTCCTATTTGATCAAGGCCCAGTTCTCATCAGAACCCCGGACATGATTATATATTGAAGATTAAAGGAGCGCTGTGCGAGGGCAGCGGTCCTAGTTATATGACTTCCCGTTGTCTGCATAGCATTGCACGATGAAAATCGAATAGCGGATCAGTACATAGGTGACGATGATGACAGCCAGTGCCAGTTCGATGGTGGAAAGGAATCCGAGTATGCTGTTCAGCAGGCTGCTGCCATCCGTCATCTGCAGTGTATAGACGATTGCCGTAGCAGAAATGACGACTGGAAATGTCAGGGCGGCATAGCTTGGGTGGAACCTGAAACGCATAATCCTGGGGAGCATCATGACAATCAGGAAATATACTGCCTGGGACAGGATGAGCAGCAAATAGACGAGCATTTCAGAAGGATGTTCCATGACGGAGATGTAGCCGGTCAGGCATAACGAACCCGGTGCCGCGACGATGGCAACGAGTGGCAATGTGGTACGCGTAATACGCTGCTTTATCAGCTGTATGATGACAAGCGGCAGCAGGATGAGGTAGAACGTGAGAGCGATCCAGATCACAATTTGGCCGAATTCCACTCCGAAGTTGCTTGAAGTGGTTGGTATGACGCCGATGCCGACAAAAGTGACGAACCAGCCGGGATTGATATATTCGGACTTCAACCTGTTCGGCGCGACGAAGGTGAGGGTGAAGAAAGCCATCAGTCCAAAGTGGAGAATGATGGCAAGCCACCATACAACGAATATAAGTGGAGCATTTACAGTAAAATGGCCGAGGGTATTGCAGAGGACCATGAGTGACATGGGGAATGTCGGTGATATGGCTGCCACGACTGGATTATCGAGTGTTTTCAGGGTGTCTTTGCCCGTAACGGTAATCTTCATGAAGAACAGTAGCATCAGCAGTATGCCGATGCCTGTGAACGCCAATCCGATGGCAGTGCGCTGGATGGAGAAGAAGAGATGGCCGAGCGATACGAGACCGAGTATCAGTCCGCAGATCGATACAGGTATCTGGTTTAGGAAACGTTTCATGATAGGACACTTCTTTTCTGTTGATGGGAAATTTGTTATCAGCAAAATGATTATAATAAACAAGTCTACATAAGTAGGCCTATGCTTTCAATATGAAAAAGCAGTGATGGGCTGCATCACTGCTTGGTATGCCTATATATCTTCCAGTTGGAACCTTACATTGAAAGATTGTTCCCGGTCGACAACTTCGCGGTCGAGCCCGGACTGTGTGCCCCTCTTCCTGTGTGTCTCCCCATACTGTTTTGACTCCTGCCAGCCATGGAATGCCTCTTCATCCTCCCATAAGGTCAGAATGACATAATAGGGACTGGATGATGCCTTCATTACACGAATGGCCTTGAAGCCATCGACTGTGGACAAATTCGATTGCCGATTCAGGAAGCGTGCTTCAAAGGGCGATTCCATGCCGTCGTTGACATAGATGTTATTCAGTACACAGTACCCCTTGTTCTCCACTGCCCCACTGCTTTCAATGACAGTATAATGGGTTTCTTCAGACCCATGCTGGACTGCTGCCTTTTCCTCTTCCAGAATGATTTGATATTTTCCTTCTGCATCTTTAAGGATCATGCTGCCACCTCTGTATTCTCATTAGTTTTTTGTGCTATTTCTTCCCGTGGTTCATGTTCGTAAGTACAGCTCCGAGAACTACACCGAATGCACTGCCGAAAGCGACGCCCATCGCAGCTTCATCCATCGCAACACCAACGGCGGTGCCGATACCTGCACCGAGTGCAATACCGACCCCTACGTAGGATGCATTCTTCTTTTCTTCTTCCGGCTTTTTATTCATGGAAATCATCCCCTTCGATTCCAGATATAAAGCGTGCTGTTCATACTGATCATACCATATTTCAATGAAGGTTTATTCTGTAAGCGCCCCGGGCATCCATGATATATTTGATGGGAAGAGATGGTTCAAATCACAAGGAGGTCTATAATCTTATGATCAAAGCAGTGAATGAGATACGTGTCAAAAAGGGAAGGGTGGATGAAGTGGCACCCAGGTTCTCGACGGCCAAATCGGTCCATACTTTCGATGGGTTCATCCTCATGGAAGTATTGATAAAGGAGAATACGGGTGAATATGATGTCATCGAAGTATGTACGACATGGGAAGACCATGCGAGCTTCGATGCCTGGAGGGAAAGCCGTGCGACGAAGAAGGCGCATGCCTCCGGCGGATCTGAAGAAAAATCGGAAGACAACCCGATCCTTGGAGCTGAACTTTCCATTTATGAAGTGTTCGTTCAGCATCATCCGGAAAAGTAGGTAGAGATTGAAATATGGTCATGAGAGCCATTCCACGATATAATGGAATGGCTTTTTTCAATTTCCTGGGCAATAATAATCAGAAGTGAAGGAGAATGGATATGACTGCTGCACTGCTTCATGGCATTATACTGGCATTTGGACTGATACTCCCCCTCGGGGCACAGAACGTATTTGTCTTCAATCAGGGTGCATCTCAGCCGAGACTGCGGGGAGCGATTCCGGTCATCATTACTGCAGGATTGTGTGATACACTGCTGATTCTGCTTGCTGTACTGGGCGTTTCGGTCATAGTCCTG
This genomic interval carries:
- a CDS encoding TDT family transporter, with the translated sequence MKRFLNQIPVSICGLILGLVSLGHLFFSIQRTAIGLAFTGIGILLMLLFFMKITVTGKDTLKTLDNPVVAAISPTFPMSLMVLCNTLGHFTVNAPLIFVVWWLAIILHFGLMAFFTLTFVAPNRLKSEYINPGWFVTFVGIGVIPTTSSNFGVEFGQIVIWIALTFYLILLPLVIIQLIKQRITRTTLPLVAIVAAPGSLCLTGYISVMEHPSEMLVYLLLILSQAVYFLIVMMLPRIMRFRFHPSYAALTFPVVISATAIVYTLQMTDGSSLLNSILGFLSTIELALAVIIVTYVLIRYSIFIVQCYADNGKSYN
- a CDS encoding antibiotic biosynthesis monooxygenase, with protein sequence MIKAVNEIRVKKGRVDEVAPRFSTAKSVHTFDGFILMEVLIKENTGEYDVIEVCTTWEDHASFDAWRESRATKKAHASGGSEEKSEDNPILGAELSIYEVFVQHHPEK
- a CDS encoding FMN-binding negative transcriptional regulator, encoding MYIPKYYEVTDLAEIEDFVRNHPFGTIISNDDGRPMATHIPMEMRREGDGHVITGHLAMGNPQWKTIDDNADILLIFQGPHAYVSASWYEKEEVSTWNYQSVHIYGRGTLLSEDELENDLIHLLDRYEGHRDRGRTWDNLSDKSKAQMKGIVGFKIEVEEVQAAYKMNQNKSGKDYNSVVEHLSGKNDQNANQIAEKMKRRKSEK
- a CDS encoding antibiotic biosynthesis monooxygenase, translating into MILKDAEGKYQIILEEEKAAVQHGSEETHYTVIESSGAVENKGYCVLNNIYVNDGMESPFEARFLNRQSNLSTVDGFKAIRVMKASSSPYYVILTLWEDEEAFHGWQESKQYGETHRKRGTQSGLDREVVDREQSFNVRFQLEDI
- a CDS encoding N-acetyltransferase, with amino-acid sequence MEMMITRCTENEWKQLQEISHITFDETFRAQNKSENMEAYLSQAFTEEKIKKELSDENSQFFFVYAGDESAGYLKVNIADAQTEEMGNEALEIERIYILKAFQSQGLGRVLFDKAMDIADEMQASKIWLGVWEKNDKAIAFYKNLGFSEHGSHSFYMGDEEQTDIIMMKPLIS